In Lotus japonicus ecotype B-129 chromosome 5, LjGifu_v1.2, one genomic interval encodes:
- the LOC130718933 gene encoding pheophytinase, chloroplastic isoform X1: MEVTSAVHSLGFLHFQTHSSQLASLNSRAFFISTRTTVPRNASLPCYQIPSQKISKSNGGGASFIINSTSSSATTPTSTEASDADGSLSEVEKIKQKCLTWKWKGQYSINYFVSGDADSPLKLQPNKPPLLLVHGFGASIPHWRRNINTLAQSNTVYAIDLLGFGASDKPPGFPYTMETWAELILDFLEEVIQKPTVLMGNSVGSLACVIAASDSNQTLVRGIVLLNCAGGMNNKAIVDDWRIKLLLPLLLLIDFLLKQKGIASAIFERVKQRENLKNILSSVYSNKESVDDELVEIIRGPADEPGALDAFVSIVTGPPGPNPVQLMPKISLPVLLLWGDQDPFTPIDGPVGKFFSALPSQQENVKLFMLEGVGHCPHDDRPEIVHEKLLPWLASLPRS; this comes from the exons ATGGAAGTGACAAGTGCTGTTCATTCACTTGGGTTTCTGCATTTCCAAACACATTCTTCACAGTTAGCAAGTCTCAACAGCAGAGCCTTCTTCATCTCCACTAGAACTACAGTACCAAGAAATGCTTCTCTTCCATGCTATCAAATTCCTAGCCAAAAAATAAGCAAAagcaatggtggtggtgcaaGTTTCATTATCAATTCCACTTCTTCTTCTGCTACAACTCCAACTTCCACAGAAGCTTCTGATGCAGATGGTTCCCTTTCTGAGGTTGAAAAGATAAAACAGAAGTGTCTTACATGGAAGTGGAAGGGTCAGTATTCTATCAATTACTTTGTTTCAGGTGATGCAGATTCTCCCCTGAAGTTGCAGCCCAATAAACCTCCTCTGTTACTTGTACATGGCTTCGGTGCCTCCATTCCTCACTGGCGCAG GAATATCAACACACTGGCACAGAGTAACACTGTTTATGCTATTGATCTCCTTGGTTTTGGGGCTTCAGATAAGCCTCCAGGATTTCCATACACcatggaaacatgggctgag CTGATCCTGGATTTCTTGGAAGAAGTTATTCAGAAGCCAACTGTACTAATGGGAAACTCTGTTGGAAGTCTTGCTTGTGTTATTGCTGCCTCAG ATTCAAATCAAACTCTTGTTAGAGGAATTGTGCTGTTGAACTGCGCTGGGGGCATGAACAACAAAGCAATTGTTGATGACTGGAGAATCAAGTTACTATTACCCTTACTTTTACTGATTGATTTCTTATTAAAGCAAAAGGGAATTGCCTCAGCAATTTTTGAGCGTGTTAAACAGAG AGAGAatttgaagaacattttgagtTCAGTGTATTCAAATAAGGagtctgtggatgatgaacTTGTGGAG ATCATTAGGGGACCAGCGGATGAACCAGGGGCCTTAGATGCATTTGTATCCATTGTAACGGGGCCGCCAGGGCCTAATCCAGTGCAGTTGATGCCTAAAATTTCCTTGCCGGTTTTGCTTTTATGGGGAGATCAAGACCCTTTTACTCCCATTGATGGGCCTGTTGGCAAGTTCTTTTCAGCATTGCCTTCTCAGCAAGAAAATGTTAAACTCTTCATGCTTGAAGGGGTTGGACATTGCCCTCATG
- the LOC130718933 gene encoding pheophytinase, chloroplastic isoform X3 produces MEVTSAVHSLGFLHFQTHSSQLASLNSRAFFISTRTTVPRNASLPCYQIPSQKISKSNGGGASFIINSTSSSATTPTSTEASDADGSLSEVEKIKQKCLTWKWKGQYSINYFVSGDADSPLKLQPNKPPLLLVHGFGASIPHWRRNINTLAQSNTVYAIDLLGFGASDKPPGFPYTMETWAELILDFLEEVIQKPTVLMGNSVGSLACVIAASDSNQTLVRGIVLLNCAGGMNNKAIVDDWRIKLLLPLLLLIDFLLKQKGIASAIFERVKQRENLKNILSSVYSNKESVDDELVEFLFSQNQSWYPEATRKSFSLELIFP; encoded by the exons ATGGAAGTGACAAGTGCTGTTCATTCACTTGGGTTTCTGCATTTCCAAACACATTCTTCACAGTTAGCAAGTCTCAACAGCAGAGCCTTCTTCATCTCCACTAGAACTACAGTACCAAGAAATGCTTCTCTTCCATGCTATCAAATTCCTAGCCAAAAAATAAGCAAAagcaatggtggtggtgcaaGTTTCATTATCAATTCCACTTCTTCTTCTGCTACAACTCCAACTTCCACAGAAGCTTCTGATGCAGATGGTTCCCTTTCTGAGGTTGAAAAGATAAAACAGAAGTGTCTTACATGGAAGTGGAAGGGTCAGTATTCTATCAATTACTTTGTTTCAGGTGATGCAGATTCTCCCCTGAAGTTGCAGCCCAATAAACCTCCTCTGTTACTTGTACATGGCTTCGGTGCCTCCATTCCTCACTGGCGCAG GAATATCAACACACTGGCACAGAGTAACACTGTTTATGCTATTGATCTCCTTGGTTTTGGGGCTTCAGATAAGCCTCCAGGATTTCCATACACcatggaaacatgggctgag CTGATCCTGGATTTCTTGGAAGAAGTTATTCAGAAGCCAACTGTACTAATGGGAAACTCTGTTGGAAGTCTTGCTTGTGTTATTGCTGCCTCAG ATTCAAATCAAACTCTTGTTAGAGGAATTGTGCTGTTGAACTGCGCTGGGGGCATGAACAACAAAGCAATTGTTGATGACTGGAGAATCAAGTTACTATTACCCTTACTTTTACTGATTGATTTCTTATTAAAGCAAAAGGGAATTGCCTCAGCAATTTTTGAGCGTGTTAAACAGAG AGAGAatttgaagaacattttgagtTCAGTGTATTCAAATAAGGagtctgtggatgatgaacTTGTGGAG ttcctcttttctcaaaatcaatccTGGTATCCAGAAGCTACTCGCAAAAGTTTCTCCTTAGAATTGATTTTCCCTTGA